The Romeriopsis navalis LEGE 11480 genomic sequence CTGAGCTGCCAGGCTTGGAACACGGCCCCGATACCCGCAATAAATCCGCCAATCATCAGGGATTGCAACTTGTAGAAGAAGATATTTTTGCCTAGTGCGCGGGGGATTTCCTCGTCTTCGCGAATGGCTTTTAGGACTCGACCCCAAGGGGAGTGGACCAGTTTTTCGAGGGCGACGTAAACGATCGCTAAGGTAATCACCGAAACGAACAGGAGGCCATTTTGGGCGGAATTGGCGCGGAAGTTGAGGAGGGAACCGGCACAGGCGCCGTAGAGGATAAACCCCACAATTGCCAGGACCGCCGCCCAAAATCCGGTGAAGGCCATGGCCAGACCTTTGGCTGACTGAAGTTTTTTCCAAAAATAACGCCCCACTTTCCACGCACCGAAGCCGACGATCGCCGTAAACACGGCCACCATGCCGTAGCGAGTGAAGAGGGTGGGGCGGAACGTTTCGAGCGGCAATTTAAAGCCTTGAATCCCGAACGTTCCTTTAGTCAGCCATTCTTCATTCACGGCCACGAGGCGAATAATCTCCGAGAAGCCGATCGTCACGATGGCCAGGTAGTCTTCCCGCAGGCGCAGGGTGGAAATGCCCATAATCAGACCGAGTAAAGCGGCGAGTAGGCCCCCAGCGAGGACGGCCAAAAAGATCGGGACACCGGCCAGATTCAGCAAAATTGCGGTGTAGGCACCGATCGCCATAAATCCGGCATGGCCGAAGTTCAAGAGACCGGTGAAGCCCCAGTGGAGATTGAGACCGAGGGAGAAAATCGCGTAGATCGAGGCGATCGTCACTAAGAAAACCAGATAATCCGGAGAAAACATTCCCAAAGTTGCACGTGAGAAGGGCAACAGGATTTTACCGCAGTCTGTGGAATTTCCTGGTAGTGGTTCTGGCGAGGGGGAAAATGCCGGGGCCGTTTTTCAGGTCAGATTTACGCAACCAAGGGGGAGCGGATTTGGCTATGCTGAGTTTGGATAGTGCGCTGGGTTTGTTGGATCGATGTGACCGGTTCGGACTTTAGTATTTGATAAAGCGATGAAATCCTTACGTAATCGAGCACATCATTTGATTGATCTGCTGCCTCAGAGTGATTTGGCGCAGATTTGGGTGGCGATGGAAACGCAGTACTATGACCTTTACGCGCAGCGGGCGATCGATACGGCCAAGCGGAATTTTCGTCCCGGAGATGTCTTGAACCGGGAGGAAGCCTTGGAGTCTTTGATGTCGGATGATTCGACGATGTTTTAGGGGATCGGTGCATTTGCTTCTGATGTACACCATGACGATCGCCCTGGAGGCGATAATTAGGAGCATTTATGACGATGGCGAAGCATGTGCCGGGGGTTCGATTGAGCACACC encodes the following:
- a CDS encoding branched-chain amino acid ABC transporter permease gives rise to the protein MFSPDYLVFLVTIASIYAIFSLGLNLHWGFTGLLNFGHAGFMAIGAYTAILLNLAGVPIFLAVLAGGLLAALLGLIMGISTLRLREDYLAIVTIGFSEIIRLVAVNEEWLTKGTFGIQGFKLPLETFRPTLFTRYGMVAVFTAIVGFGAWKVGRYFWKKLQSAKGLAMAFTGFWAAVLAIVGFILYGACAGSLLNFRANSAQNGLLFVSVITLAIVYVALEKLVHSPWGRVLKAIREDEEIPRALGKNIFFYKLQSLMIGGFIAGIGAVFQAWQLSNIYPTQYQTNITFTTWTIVVLGGAGSNPGILLGAAIFWAYSAITRDLGQVPLLSGLEADQIGALRIMLIGVILMVLMVSRPQGILGNKDELTLGR